A genome region from Carya illinoinensis cultivar Pawnee chromosome 2, C.illinoinensisPawnee_v1, whole genome shotgun sequence includes the following:
- the LOC122298915 gene encoding ascorbate transporter, chloroplastic-like isoform X1, which produces MAIGGFISNHNFGSFIGSGKLCQTEHVISHQRGGRLGVAFGVPRQGHRNMFYQQSGSLRENIATSRCLYGPFRHALATSDGKFSKPIGRLKDEGKHACPFPLPTICGINPRQRFCGKSRCYISSYSAQSKQIQPIELSTCSGYSEHVKKSNRTCAYYKSEDYDIADAKVDSLTSIEESSEAVLVEGNVPKVSSWWEQFPKRWVIVLLCFTAFLLCNMDRVNMSIAILPMSKEFNWNSTTVGLIQSSFFWGYLLTQIVGGIWADKIGGKLVLGFGVVWWSVATILTPIAAKIGLPFLLTMRAFMGIGEGVAMPAMNNMLSKWIPVSERSRALALVYSGMYLGSVTGLAVSPALINRFGWPSVFYSFGSLGSIWFALWLSKAYSSPKDDPELSVEEKRLILGGNISKEPVSVIPWKLILSKAPVWALIVSHFCHNWGTFILLTWMPTYYNQVLKFNLTESGLFCVLPWLTMAVFANIGGWIADTLVSRGLSITAVRKIMQSIGFLGPAFFLTQLSHVKTPAMAVLCMACSQGSDAFSQSGLYSNHQDIGPRYSGVLLGLSNTAGVLAGVFGTAATGYILQRGSWDDVFKVAVALYIIGTLIWNLFSTGERILE; this is translated from the exons ATGGCCATAGGCGGTTTCATCTCGAACCACAATTTCGGTTCGTTTATCGGCTCAG GAAAATTATGCCAAACAGAACATGTTATTTCACATCAGAGAGGAGGGCGTCTGGGTGTTGCTTTCGGTGTACCACGACAGGGACATAGGAATATGTTCTACCAACAATCAGGAAGTCTAAGGGAAAATATTGCTACATCTAGATGCTTGTATGGACCATTTCGTCATGCTCTTGCTACCTCAGATGGGAAATTTTCAAAGCCCATAGGAAGACTAAAGGATGAAGGGAAGCATGCTTGTCCATTTCCCTTGCCAACTATTTGTGGCATCAACCCTAGGCAAAGATTCTGTGGGAAGTCTCGGTGTTATATTTCTTCATATTCTGCTCAGAGCAAGCAGATTCAACCAATAGAGCTGAGTACATGTAGTGGATATTCTGAGCATGTTAAGAAATCAAACAGAACCTGTGCTTATTACAAGTCTGAGGACTATGACATAGCAGATGCAAAGGTGGACTCACTGACATCAATTGAAGAGTCGAGTGAAGCTGTTTTAGTGGAAGGAAATGTGCCAAAAGTATCTTCTTGGTGGGAGCAGTTTCCCAAGCGTTGGGTGATCGTACTGCTCTGTTTTACTGCATTTCTATTGTGCAACATGGACCGT GTGAATATGAGCATTGCTATACTTCCAATGTCGAAGGAGTTCAACTGGAACAGCACAACAGTTGGCTTAATCCAGTCCTCCTTCTTCTGGGGATACCTACTTACTCAG ATTGTTGGAGGCATATGGGCAGATAAAATTGGTGGGAAGCTGGTATTAGGTTTCGGAGTAGTCTGGTGGTCAGTGGCAACAATTTTGACACCTATTGCAGCAAAAATAGGGCTTCCCTTTTTGCTTACCATGCGTGCTTTTATGGGAATTGGTGAG GGTGTTGCTATGCCTGCAATGAATAATATGCTCTCTAAGTGGATTCCCGTGTCAGAGAGAAGCAGAGCACTTGCACTAGTATACAGTGGCATGTATCTTGGTTCTGTCACAGGGTTGGCTGTCTCTCCTGCTCTTATCAACAGATTTGGGTGGCCATCTGTGTTTTACTCATTTGGCTCCCTTGGAAGTATCTGGTTTGCGTTATGGCTAAGTAAA GCATATAGCTCACCAAAAGATGACCCAGAACTTAGTGTGGAGGAGAAAAGGCTTATCTTGGGTGGTAACATATCGAAGGAACCCGTTTCCGTCATTCCTTGGAAATTGATTTTATCTAAAGCACCTGTTTGGGCTCTTATAGTCTCCCATTTCTGCCATAATTGGGggacatttattttattaacatggATGCCTACTTACTACAATCAG GTTTTGAAGTTCAACCTTACCGAGTCTGGGCTCTTCTGTGTCTTGCCATGGTTGACCATGGCTGTTTTTGCCAATATTGGAGGCTGGATAGCAGACACTCTTGTGAGCAGAGGTCTTTCAATAACAGCAGTTCGTAAG ATCATGCAATCAATTGGGTTTTTGGGCCCAGCCTTCTTTCTTACGCAGCTGAGCCATGTCAAGACACCTGCTATGGCTGTGCTATGCATGGCATGCAGTCAG GGATCTGATGCATTTTCACAATCTGGTCTCTATTCCAATCACCAAGACATTGGACCGCGCTATTCT GGAGTATTGTTGGGACTCTCGAATACGGCCGGAGTGCTTGCTGGTGTCTTTGGTACAGCTGCAACCGGTTACATACTCCAACGAG GTTCTTGGGATGATGTATTCAAGGTGGCTGTTGCATTGTACATCATAGGCACCTTGATCTGGAACCTCTTTTCAACTGGAGAAAGGATTCTTGAATAG
- the LOC122298915 gene encoding ascorbate transporter, chloroplastic-like isoform X2 encodes MAIGGFISNHNFGSFIGSEHVISHQRGGRLGVAFGVPRQGHRNMFYQQSGSLRENIATSRCLYGPFRHALATSDGKFSKPIGRLKDEGKHACPFPLPTICGINPRQRFCGKSRCYISSYSAQSKQIQPIELSTCSGYSEHVKKSNRTCAYYKSEDYDIADAKVDSLTSIEESSEAVLVEGNVPKVSSWWEQFPKRWVIVLLCFTAFLLCNMDRVNMSIAILPMSKEFNWNSTTVGLIQSSFFWGYLLTQIVGGIWADKIGGKLVLGFGVVWWSVATILTPIAAKIGLPFLLTMRAFMGIGEGVAMPAMNNMLSKWIPVSERSRALALVYSGMYLGSVTGLAVSPALINRFGWPSVFYSFGSLGSIWFALWLSKAYSSPKDDPELSVEEKRLILGGNISKEPVSVIPWKLILSKAPVWALIVSHFCHNWGTFILLTWMPTYYNQVLKFNLTESGLFCVLPWLTMAVFANIGGWIADTLVSRGLSITAVRKIMQSIGFLGPAFFLTQLSHVKTPAMAVLCMACSQGSDAFSQSGLYSNHQDIGPRYSGVLLGLSNTAGVLAGVFGTAATGYILQRGSWDDVFKVAVALYIIGTLIWNLFSTGERILE; translated from the exons ATGGCCATAGGCGGTTTCATCTCGAACCACAATTTCGGTTCGTTTATCGGCTCAG AACATGTTATTTCACATCAGAGAGGAGGGCGTCTGGGTGTTGCTTTCGGTGTACCACGACAGGGACATAGGAATATGTTCTACCAACAATCAGGAAGTCTAAGGGAAAATATTGCTACATCTAGATGCTTGTATGGACCATTTCGTCATGCTCTTGCTACCTCAGATGGGAAATTTTCAAAGCCCATAGGAAGACTAAAGGATGAAGGGAAGCATGCTTGTCCATTTCCCTTGCCAACTATTTGTGGCATCAACCCTAGGCAAAGATTCTGTGGGAAGTCTCGGTGTTATATTTCTTCATATTCTGCTCAGAGCAAGCAGATTCAACCAATAGAGCTGAGTACATGTAGTGGATATTCTGAGCATGTTAAGAAATCAAACAGAACCTGTGCTTATTACAAGTCTGAGGACTATGACATAGCAGATGCAAAGGTGGACTCACTGACATCAATTGAAGAGTCGAGTGAAGCTGTTTTAGTGGAAGGAAATGTGCCAAAAGTATCTTCTTGGTGGGAGCAGTTTCCCAAGCGTTGGGTGATCGTACTGCTCTGTTTTACTGCATTTCTATTGTGCAACATGGACCGT GTGAATATGAGCATTGCTATACTTCCAATGTCGAAGGAGTTCAACTGGAACAGCACAACAGTTGGCTTAATCCAGTCCTCCTTCTTCTGGGGATACCTACTTACTCAG ATTGTTGGAGGCATATGGGCAGATAAAATTGGTGGGAAGCTGGTATTAGGTTTCGGAGTAGTCTGGTGGTCAGTGGCAACAATTTTGACACCTATTGCAGCAAAAATAGGGCTTCCCTTTTTGCTTACCATGCGTGCTTTTATGGGAATTGGTGAG GGTGTTGCTATGCCTGCAATGAATAATATGCTCTCTAAGTGGATTCCCGTGTCAGAGAGAAGCAGAGCACTTGCACTAGTATACAGTGGCATGTATCTTGGTTCTGTCACAGGGTTGGCTGTCTCTCCTGCTCTTATCAACAGATTTGGGTGGCCATCTGTGTTTTACTCATTTGGCTCCCTTGGAAGTATCTGGTTTGCGTTATGGCTAAGTAAA GCATATAGCTCACCAAAAGATGACCCAGAACTTAGTGTGGAGGAGAAAAGGCTTATCTTGGGTGGTAACATATCGAAGGAACCCGTTTCCGTCATTCCTTGGAAATTGATTTTATCTAAAGCACCTGTTTGGGCTCTTATAGTCTCCCATTTCTGCCATAATTGGGggacatttattttattaacatggATGCCTACTTACTACAATCAG GTTTTGAAGTTCAACCTTACCGAGTCTGGGCTCTTCTGTGTCTTGCCATGGTTGACCATGGCTGTTTTTGCCAATATTGGAGGCTGGATAGCAGACACTCTTGTGAGCAGAGGTCTTTCAATAACAGCAGTTCGTAAG ATCATGCAATCAATTGGGTTTTTGGGCCCAGCCTTCTTTCTTACGCAGCTGAGCCATGTCAAGACACCTGCTATGGCTGTGCTATGCATGGCATGCAGTCAG GGATCTGATGCATTTTCACAATCTGGTCTCTATTCCAATCACCAAGACATTGGACCGCGCTATTCT GGAGTATTGTTGGGACTCTCGAATACGGCCGGAGTGCTTGCTGGTGTCTTTGGTACAGCTGCAACCGGTTACATACTCCAACGAG GTTCTTGGGATGATGTATTCAAGGTGGCTGTTGCATTGTACATCATAGGCACCTTGATCTGGAACCTCTTTTCAACTGGAGAAAGGATTCTTGAATAG
- the LOC122298935 gene encoding ATG8-interacting protein 1-like: MADNEEGEQNATRGTEWEVVSLSASAYAAAPGPKEVELKDDDSGNVYQEDDAAEISRALFMSGHFVFPPSQHENLPLELDDSEIHKKQGGKDVVSEFDIGEAGKSSGKDDENLTFRGLTGPDEFPGVQFFDEKGCKLSVHGTDFEEGTTLQGLNLIEKEQSIYNSATYGSLHCETGLGSTTYGENRAIPGLNEQGLDFSPDISLSPVPAKDEKHDDTHLPCGAWWKRRAASLYAHAKEANTFWSIFIAAAVMGLVVLGQQWQQERWQALQLKWQISINEERRGRMLCPIYRLKDVIVGGHRRGSLIRGSSSSEA, encoded by the exons ATGGCAGATAATGAGGAGGGAGAGCAAAATGCCACACGTGGGACCGAATGGGAAGTTGTGTCACTTTCAGCATCAGCATATGCTGCTGCCCCTGGCCCAAAAGAAGTTGAACTGAAGGATGATGACAGTGGTAATGTTTACCAAGAGGATGATGCTGCAGAAATATCTCGTGCTTTGTTTATGTCTGGTCATTTTGTTTTTCCACCTAGTCAGCATGAGAATTTGCCATTGGAACTTGACGACAGTGAGATTCATAAGAAACAAGGAGGTAAGGATGTGGTATCTGAATTTGATATCGGAGAAGCTGGTAAATCCAGTGGAAAGGATGATGAGAATTTGACCTTTAGAGGTTTAACTGGTCCAGACGAGTTCCCAGGAGTACAGTTTTTTGATGAGAAGGGTTGTAAGTTATCCGTCCATGGTACAGATTTTGAAGAAGGCACTACTCTCCAAGGATTAAATTTGATTGAAAAGGAGCAAAGTATATATAACTCTGCAACATATGGTTCTTTGCACTGTGAGACAGGCCTTGGTTCAACTACATATGGTGAGAACAGGGCCATTCCTGGACTAAATGAGCAAGGCTTGGATTTTTCTCCAGACATTTCATTGTCTCCAGTACCTGCAAAAGATGAGAAACATGATGACACTCATCTTCCTTGCGGAGCTTGGTGGAAGAGAAGGGCTGCTTCCCTGTATGCTCATGCAAAAGAGGCAAATACATTTTGGTCTATTTTCATTGCTGCAGCTGTGATGGGTCTTGTAGTACTTGGGCAGCAATGGCAGCAGGAAAGGTGGCAGGCTTTGCAACTCAAGTGGCAGATCAGCATTAACGaagag AGGAGGGGCAGGATGCTGTGTCCCATTTATCGACTTAAGGATGTGATAGTTGGCGGTCACCGCCGTGGTTCCCTGATCAGGGGCAGCTCCTCAAGTGAGGCCTAA
- the LOC122298915 gene encoding ascorbate transporter, chloroplastic-like isoform X3 produces the protein MFYQQSGSLRENIATSRCLYGPFRHALATSDGKFSKPIGRLKDEGKHACPFPLPTICGINPRQRFCGKSRCYISSYSAQSKQIQPIELSTCSGYSEHVKKSNRTCAYYKSEDYDIADAKVDSLTSIEESSEAVLVEGNVPKVSSWWEQFPKRWVIVLLCFTAFLLCNMDRVNMSIAILPMSKEFNWNSTTVGLIQSSFFWGYLLTQIVGGIWADKIGGKLVLGFGVVWWSVATILTPIAAKIGLPFLLTMRAFMGIGEGVAMPAMNNMLSKWIPVSERSRALALVYSGMYLGSVTGLAVSPALINRFGWPSVFYSFGSLGSIWFALWLSKAYSSPKDDPELSVEEKRLILGGNISKEPVSVIPWKLILSKAPVWALIVSHFCHNWGTFILLTWMPTYYNQVLKFNLTESGLFCVLPWLTMAVFANIGGWIADTLVSRGLSITAVRKIMQSIGFLGPAFFLTQLSHVKTPAMAVLCMACSQGSDAFSQSGLYSNHQDIGPRYSGVLLGLSNTAGVLAGVFGTAATGYILQRGSWDDVFKVAVALYIIGTLIWNLFSTGERILE, from the exons ATGTTCTACCAACAATCAGGAAGTCTAAGGGAAAATATTGCTACATCTAGATGCTTGTATGGACCATTTCGTCATGCTCTTGCTACCTCAGATGGGAAATTTTCAAAGCCCATAGGAAGACTAAAGGATGAAGGGAAGCATGCTTGTCCATTTCCCTTGCCAACTATTTGTGGCATCAACCCTAGGCAAAGATTCTGTGGGAAGTCTCGGTGTTATATTTCTTCATATTCTGCTCAGAGCAAGCAGATTCAACCAATAGAGCTGAGTACATGTAGTGGATATTCTGAGCATGTTAAGAAATCAAACAGAACCTGTGCTTATTACAAGTCTGAGGACTATGACATAGCAGATGCAAAGGTGGACTCACTGACATCAATTGAAGAGTCGAGTGAAGCTGTTTTAGTGGAAGGAAATGTGCCAAAAGTATCTTCTTGGTGGGAGCAGTTTCCCAAGCGTTGGGTGATCGTACTGCTCTGTTTTACTGCATTTCTATTGTGCAACATGGACCGT GTGAATATGAGCATTGCTATACTTCCAATGTCGAAGGAGTTCAACTGGAACAGCACAACAGTTGGCTTAATCCAGTCCTCCTTCTTCTGGGGATACCTACTTACTCAG ATTGTTGGAGGCATATGGGCAGATAAAATTGGTGGGAAGCTGGTATTAGGTTTCGGAGTAGTCTGGTGGTCAGTGGCAACAATTTTGACACCTATTGCAGCAAAAATAGGGCTTCCCTTTTTGCTTACCATGCGTGCTTTTATGGGAATTGGTGAG GGTGTTGCTATGCCTGCAATGAATAATATGCTCTCTAAGTGGATTCCCGTGTCAGAGAGAAGCAGAGCACTTGCACTAGTATACAGTGGCATGTATCTTGGTTCTGTCACAGGGTTGGCTGTCTCTCCTGCTCTTATCAACAGATTTGGGTGGCCATCTGTGTTTTACTCATTTGGCTCCCTTGGAAGTATCTGGTTTGCGTTATGGCTAAGTAAA GCATATAGCTCACCAAAAGATGACCCAGAACTTAGTGTGGAGGAGAAAAGGCTTATCTTGGGTGGTAACATATCGAAGGAACCCGTTTCCGTCATTCCTTGGAAATTGATTTTATCTAAAGCACCTGTTTGGGCTCTTATAGTCTCCCATTTCTGCCATAATTGGGggacatttattttattaacatggATGCCTACTTACTACAATCAG GTTTTGAAGTTCAACCTTACCGAGTCTGGGCTCTTCTGTGTCTTGCCATGGTTGACCATGGCTGTTTTTGCCAATATTGGAGGCTGGATAGCAGACACTCTTGTGAGCAGAGGTCTTTCAATAACAGCAGTTCGTAAG ATCATGCAATCAATTGGGTTTTTGGGCCCAGCCTTCTTTCTTACGCAGCTGAGCCATGTCAAGACACCTGCTATGGCTGTGCTATGCATGGCATGCAGTCAG GGATCTGATGCATTTTCACAATCTGGTCTCTATTCCAATCACCAAGACATTGGACCGCGCTATTCT GGAGTATTGTTGGGACTCTCGAATACGGCCGGAGTGCTTGCTGGTGTCTTTGGTACAGCTGCAACCGGTTACATACTCCAACGAG GTTCTTGGGATGATGTATTCAAGGTGGCTGTTGCATTGTACATCATAGGCACCTTGATCTGGAACCTCTTTTCAACTGGAGAAAGGATTCTTGAATAG